DNA sequence from the Pseudomonas tritici genome:
GTAACCTTCCACCTACAAGAAAGCCCGCAACAGCGGGCTTTCCTGATAATTGGTACCGAGAAGGGGACTCGAACCCCTACACCCTATGGGCACAACCACCTCAAGGTTGCGTGTCTACCAATTCCACCACCTCGGCAATACAGCGTTTACAACCTTCTTACTTCTGCTCTTGAGCTGGAGGCACGTCAGTCGCTGGAGTAGCCGACTTTTGCTCTTGAAGCACCGGGACATCATCAGAAGCCGGTTTTGCTTTTGGTACTTCCAACACTGCTGGGTTTGGCAAACCTACTTGAGTCAGCACATGAGCTTTCTCTTTAGCAAAGTAACCTAACCCTAAGCTGGTTATGAAGAAACCGGCGGCAAGTATAGCAGTAAACTTACTAAGAAAGGTAGAGGTACCTTGGCTTCCGAATACAGTATTTGAAGCACCTGCACCGAAAGACGCACCAGCATCTGCACCTTTACCCTGTTGCAGCAAAACCAGGGCAACTACGCCCAAGGCAGCCAACAGATGAAAAACGACTACGACTGTTTCCAGCATTTTTTCAGTTTCCCGCGGCGCGACAAATCGCACCGAACTCATCTGCATTCAGGGAAGCTCCACCAATGAGCCCCCCATCGATATCCGGCATGCCGAACAGTTCGACCGCATTGGCCGCCTTCACGCTGCCGCCGTATAGAAGACGCACACCTTGTGCGACTTCAGAATTCTCTGCCGCCAACTGCGCGCGGATGGCTGCGTGCACATCCTGCGCCTGTTGCGGTGTAGCAGTCAGCCCGGTACCAATGGCCCAGACCGGCTCGTAAGCAATTACCGCTTTTGCAAACGCACCAACACCCAGCTCCTCGATGATGCTGCCCAGCTGACGCGAGACAACTTCAAGAGTCTTGCCCGATTCGCGCTGCTCCAGGGTTTCCCCTATGCACAACACTGGAATCAAGCCACAAGCCTGTGCTGCGGCGAACTTGCGGTTGAGTGTCCCATCACGCTCGCCCATCATCTGACGGCGTTCGGAGTGCCCAACAAGCACATAGGAACAACCCGCATCGACCAACTGACTCGGCGAAATCTCACCGGTCAACGCACCTTGCATCGGTTCCACCGCAGAGTTCTGCGCGCCGACCTGAATCGACTTACCTTTCAAGCCATCAACCACTTGGTTGATATGCAGGCAAGGTGGAAAAACCGCAACATCAACACCGCTAGGCAAGGCCAGGTGACGAAGGCCGTTGATCAGCTCAGCGACACTGGCGCGGGTACCGTGCATCTTCCAGTTACCAGCTACCATAGTGCGACGCATGCTGTACCTCGTCGGTCAAAGTGGGCGCAGATGTTACCCAACCACATCATCACTGGCAAGCCGAATTCAGGCGCAAACTTCAGTTACCAGTTTTGCCAGGTCTTCGGCAT
Encoded proteins:
- the secG gene encoding preprotein translocase subunit SecG, translated to MLETVVVVFHLLAALGVVALVLLQQGKGADAGASFGAGASNTVFGSQGTSTFLSKFTAILAAGFFITSLGLGYFAKEKAHVLTQVGLPNPAVLEVPKAKPASDDVPVLQEQKSATPATDVPPAQEQK
- the tpiA gene encoding triose-phosphate isomerase, yielding MRRTMVAGNWKMHGTRASVAELINGLRHLALPSGVDVAVFPPCLHINQVVDGLKGKSIQVGAQNSAVEPMQGALTGEISPSQLVDAGCSYVLVGHSERRQMMGERDGTLNRKFAAAQACGLIPVLCIGETLEQRESGKTLEVVSRQLGSIIEELGVGAFAKAVIAYEPVWAIGTGLTATPQQAQDVHAAIRAQLAAENSEVAQGVRLLYGGSVKAANAVELFGMPDIDGGLIGGASLNADEFGAICRAAGN